In Cloacibacterium caeni, a single window of DNA contains:
- a CDS encoding dihydroorotase, whose translation MKTLIKNAQIVNEGKIFKSDVLIENDLIAKISSTISEENVDKIINAEGKFLIPGVIDDQVHFREPGLTHKGDIESESKAAIAGGVTSFIEQPNTVPNAVTQELLEEKYKIASDKSYANYSFSMGGTNDNLEEILKTNPRNVAAIKLFLGSSTGNMLVDNPEILEEIFSKVKMPICVHCEDEATIRKNTEIYKEQYGEDIPVKFHHLIRSEEACYLSSSKAIELAKKTGARLHVYHLSTAKEMELFRNDIPLKEKKITAEVCVHHLHFTNEDYETKGSLIKWNPAVKTETDKNGLWEALLDDRIDIIATDHAPHTLEEKSNKYLKCPSGAPLVQYSLSVMFEYFKKGKISLEKVVEKMCHNPAILFEIEKRGYVKEGYKADLVIINPNAEITVSKENILSKCGWSPLENETFHSEITHTFVNGFLAYENGKVSPEKHGERLLFER comes from the coding sequence ATGAAAACCCTAATCAAAAACGCTCAAATCGTAAACGAAGGAAAGATTTTTAAATCTGATGTATTGATTGAAAATGATTTGATAGCAAAAATTTCCTCAACTATTTCCGAAGAAAATGTAGATAAAATCATTAACGCTGAAGGAAAATTCCTAATTCCTGGAGTAATTGATGATCAAGTGCATTTTCGTGAACCGGGATTAACGCACAAAGGCGATATAGAAAGCGAATCAAAAGCTGCAATTGCTGGTGGAGTAACCAGTTTTATAGAACAACCGAACACCGTTCCCAATGCGGTAACGCAAGAACTTTTAGAAGAAAAATACAAAATTGCTTCGGATAAATCTTACGCCAATTATTCTTTTTCGATGGGCGGAACCAATGATAATTTAGAAGAAATTCTAAAGACCAATCCAAGAAATGTAGCGGCCATTAAACTTTTTCTAGGTTCTTCCACAGGAAATATGTTGGTAGATAATCCCGAAATTTTGGAAGAAATCTTCTCTAAAGTAAAAATGCCGATTTGTGTGCATTGTGAAGACGAAGCGACCATCAGAAAAAATACAGAAATCTATAAAGAACAATACGGAGAAGATATTCCTGTGAAATTTCATCACTTAATTAGAAGCGAAGAAGCGTGTTATCTTTCAAGTTCAAAAGCAATAGAACTCGCCAAAAAAACTGGCGCGAGATTGCATGTTTATCATCTTTCTACCGCAAAAGAAATGGAGCTTTTCCGAAATGATATTCCGTTAAAAGAAAAAAAAATCACCGCTGAAGTTTGTGTGCATCACCTTCATTTTACCAACGAAGATTATGAAACCAAAGGTTCTCTCATCAAATGGAATCCTGCTGTAAAAACAGAAACGGATAAAAATGGACTTTGGGAAGCACTTTTAGATGATAGAATTGATATTATTGCAACCGATCATGCTCCGCATACTTTGGAAGAAAAATCCAACAAATATTTAAAATGTCCTTCTGGTGCGCCTTTGGTTCAATATTCTTTGTCTGTTATGTTTGAATATTTCAAAAAAGGCAAGATTTCTTTAGAAAAAGTAGTTGAAAAAATGTGTCATAACCCTGCTATTTTATTCGAAATTGAAAAAAGAGGTTATGTGAAAGAAGGGTACAAAGCAGATTTGGTAATCATTAATCCAAATGCAGAAATTACAGTTTCTAAAGAAAATATCCTCTCAAAATGTGGTTGGAGTCCACTAGAAAACGAGACTTTTCATTCAGAAATTACACATACTTTCGTGAATGGTTTTCTGGCTTATGAAAATGGTAAAGTTTCTCCTGAAAAACACGGAGAAAGATTGCTTTTTGAAAGATAA
- the dut gene encoding dUTP diphosphatase, producing MTIKVINKSKHALPKYQTAFSAGMDLYANISEPITLKSLERRLISTGLFISLPEGYEAQVRPRSGLALKNGITVLNTPGTIDADYRGEIGVILVNLSAEEFTINDGDRIAQMIIAKHETATWEEVNTLEETERGEGGFGSSGVAKK from the coding sequence ATGACCATAAAAGTAATCAACAAATCAAAACACGCTTTACCAAAATACCAAACTGCATTTTCTGCAGGAATGGATTTATATGCTAATATTTCTGAACCCATCACGCTGAAATCTTTAGAGAGAAGATTAATCAGTACAGGTTTATTCATTTCACTACCAGAAGGTTACGAAGCACAAGTAAGACCTAGAAGTGGTCTTGCCCTAAAAAACGGAATTACGGTTCTGAATACCCCAGGAACAATAGACGCTGATTATCGTGGAGAAATTGGAGTAATTTTAGTAAATTTATCGGCCGAAGAATTTACCATCAATGACGGTGACAGAATCGCTCAAATGATTATTGCTAAACACGAAACCGCAACTTGGGAAGAAGTAAACACTTTAGAAGAAACAGAACGCGGAGAAGGTGGTTTTGGCAGTTCAGGAGTCGCAAAAAAATAA
- a CDS encoding zinc metalloprotease, producing MKKLLFGVIALGMLAACNTTEETANLTEDTNARTATASRKSCPSEEIRAELLKNDAKARARFAAIEAGTEKFIQAKKLGRVLADGTVEIPVVVNLLYRTTAENLSDARIAEQIAVLNKDFGATNSDINKIPAEFASVAAGDTKVRFRLVKTVRKSTSVRSWRTNDAMKKASTKGIDATDPTQYFNIWVVGDMGSILGYATFPESAGLWNDGVVLASKYTGVTGATAPYNLGRTATHEVGHYLNLRHIWGDATCGNDFVADTPTQTGSNGGSPTYPLYNTCGGVQRSVMFMNYMDYVYDSAMYMFSAGQRDRMQAVVAAGGARAGLRNL from the coding sequence ATGAAGAAATTACTATTCGGAGTTATAGCGCTAGGTATGTTAGCAGCATGTAACACAACAGAGGAAACTGCAAACTTAACAGAAGACACAAATGCTAGAACAGCAACTGCATCTAGAAAATCTTGTCCATCTGAAGAAATCAGAGCAGAATTACTTAAAAATGACGCAAAAGCAAGAGCAAGATTTGCTGCAATAGAAGCGGGAACTGAAAAATTCATTCAAGCTAAAAAATTAGGAAGAGTATTAGCTGATGGAACTGTAGAAATCCCTGTAGTTGTAAATTTATTATACAGAACTACAGCAGAAAATCTTTCTGATGCTAGAATCGCAGAACAAATCGCTGTACTTAATAAAGACTTTGGAGCAACTAACTCAGATATTAATAAAATCCCTGCTGAATTTGCTTCAGTAGCTGCTGGTGACACCAAAGTAAGATTTAGATTGGTAAAAACAGTTAGAAAATCAACTTCTGTAAGATCTTGGAGAACCAATGATGCCATGAAAAAAGCTTCTACAAAAGGAATTGATGCTACAGACCCAACACAATATTTCAACATTTGGGTTGTAGGTGATATGGGAAGTATCTTAGGATACGCAACTTTCCCAGAATCTGCTGGTTTATGGAATGATGGAGTTGTTTTAGCTTCTAAATACACTGGTGTAACTGGTGCTACTGCTCCATACAACTTAGGAAGAACTGCAACTCACGAAGTTGGTCACTACTTAAATCTTCGTCACATTTGGGGAGATGCAACTTGTGGAAACGATTTCGTAGCTGACACTCCTACTCAAACAGGTTCTAATGGTGGTTCACCAACTTATCCTTTATACAATACTTGTGGTGGTGTACAAAGATCTGTAATGTTCATGAACTATATGGATTATGTATATGATTCTGCAATGTATATGTTCTCTGCAGGTCAAAGAGACAGAATGCAAGCTGTAGTAGCTGCAGGTGGAGCTAGAGCAGGTTTAAGAAATTTATAA
- a CDS encoding SDR family oxidoreductase: MNMYTQPMLQENALKDKVAIVTGGGSGLGKAMTKYFLQLGAKVVITSRNLEKLQGTAAELEAETGGKVLCVSCDVRNWDEVEAMKEAAIKEFGRIDILLNNAAGNFISPTERLTHSAFDSILDIVLKGTKNCTLSVGKYWIDNKIPGTVLNIVTTYSWTGSAYVVPSACAKAGVLAMTRSLAVEWAKYNIRFNAIAPGPFPTKGAWERLLPGDLAEKFDMRKKVPLRRVGEHQELANLAAYLVSDYSAYINGEVVTIDGGEWLQGAGEFNMLEQIPQEMWDMLEMMIKAKKKS; encoded by the coding sequence ATGAATATGTACACGCAACCGATGCTTCAAGAGAACGCATTAAAAGATAAAGTAGCCATCGTTACTGGTGGTGGGAGTGGTTTGGGAAAAGCCATGACCAAATATTTTCTTCAATTAGGAGCCAAAGTAGTGATTACTTCTAGAAATTTAGAAAAATTACAAGGAACTGCCGCAGAATTAGAAGCAGAAACTGGCGGTAAAGTACTTTGTGTTTCTTGCGATGTAAGAAATTGGGACGAAGTAGAAGCTATGAAAGAAGCTGCGATTAAAGAATTTGGTAGAATAGATATTTTGCTCAATAATGCTGCGGGAAATTTTATTTCACCCACCGAAAGATTGACGCATTCTGCTTTTGATTCTATTTTGGATATTGTTTTGAAAGGAACCAAAAACTGTACACTTTCTGTAGGAAAATATTGGATTGATAATAAAATTCCGGGAACTGTACTTAATATTGTCACCACTTATTCTTGGACGGGTTCTGCTTATGTAGTTCCTTCAGCTTGTGCAAAAGCAGGAGTTTTAGCGATGACCAGGAGTTTAGCTGTAGAGTGGGCGAAATACAATATTCGTTTTAATGCAATTGCGCCGGGTCCATTCCCTACAAAAGGAGCTTGGGAAAGATTATTGCCGGGAGATTTAGCCGAAAAATTTGATATGAGAAAAAAAGTGCCATTGAGAAGAGTGGGAGAACATCAAGAATTGGCAAACTTAGCGGCGTATTTGGTTTCTGATTATTCAGCGTACATTAACGGAGAAGTAGTAACCATAGATGGTGGAGAATGGTTGCAAGGTGCTGGAGAATTTAATATGCTAGAACAAATTCCACAAGAAATGTGGGATATGCTGGAAATGATGATAAAAGCAAAAAAGAAATCATAA
- a CDS encoding lipopolysaccharide biosynthesis protein, whose translation MYKKLFGQTAIYGLSSVLVRIFPFLIAPIVTRAFGPAASSPFVDWYSIAGVITVFLTHGMETSFFRFAQEDDIDKKTLISTTALSILSVGFIYLILGYVFRQELANAFETPDQVNFLVIFLFILSFDAFSTIPSAVLRLEGRPIQYMLSKVIGSLVYFFLVVFFIKWLPKFPQGILGLKYNPEIGVGYVFIANLVQSIVTLAIVGKEFVNFSIKKFDFQLWKRIMNYSWPVMIAGLAGIVNQTLDRQFLKYLLPDKEARHQIGVYGAVYKIATFITVFRQAYQLGIEPYFFSSFKDKNNHKTYAVLMDVFVICNCLIYMGLMVNLQWISEKYLRNPLYYEGIEIIPMVMLGALFLGIYLNLSIWYKLSDQTRVGLYISIIGAAITVLINVLFIPEYGYWASATAALVTFTSMMVISYIWGRIKYPIPYNTGKVILYLVISVSLSMISFYYFRTNYIVGNLFLALFIGFVAFKEQAIIKRILKR comes from the coding sequence TTGTATAAAAAACTATTTGGACAAACCGCCATTTATGGTTTAAGTTCAGTATTAGTAAGGATTTTTCCTTTTCTTATCGCTCCTATCGTTACACGAGCATTTGGGCCAGCTGCATCTTCACCATTTGTAGATTGGTACTCTATTGCTGGAGTTATTACGGTTTTTTTAACGCACGGAATGGAAACTTCATTCTTTCGTTTTGCGCAAGAAGATGATATTGACAAAAAAACCTTAATTTCTACTACTGCACTTAGCATTCTTTCGGTAGGGTTCATTTATTTGATTTTAGGTTATGTTTTCAGGCAAGAATTAGCGAACGCTTTTGAAACGCCAGACCAAGTGAATTTTTTGGTCATTTTCTTATTTATTTTATCTTTTGATGCGTTTTCTACTATTCCTTCAGCAGTTTTAAGATTAGAAGGAAGACCTATTCAATATATGCTTTCTAAAGTAATCGGTTCATTGGTTTACTTTTTTTTAGTGGTATTTTTCATCAAATGGTTGCCTAAATTTCCACAGGGAATTCTTGGGCTAAAATACAATCCAGAAATTGGGGTAGGTTACGTTTTTATTGCTAATTTGGTTCAAAGTATTGTCACTTTAGCGATTGTAGGCAAAGAATTTGTGAATTTCAGCATCAAAAAATTTGATTTTCAACTTTGGAAAAGAATTATGAATTATTCGTGGCCAGTAATGATTGCAGGGTTGGCTGGAATTGTAAATCAAACGCTTGACAGACAATTTCTTAAATACTTACTTCCTGATAAAGAAGCGCGCCATCAGATTGGAGTTTATGGCGCTGTTTACAAAATCGCCACTTTTATTACGGTTTTCAGACAAGCTTATCAATTAGGCATTGAGCCTTATTTTTTCAGCAGTTTCAAAGATAAAAACAATCATAAAACCTATGCAGTTTTAATGGACGTTTTTGTAATTTGTAATTGCTTGATTTACATGGGATTGATGGTCAATCTTCAATGGATTTCAGAAAAATATTTGAGAAATCCACTTTACTACGAAGGCATAGAAATTATTCCGATGGTGATGTTAGGTGCTTTATTTTTAGGGATTTACCTTAACCTTTCTATTTGGTACAAACTTTCAGACCAAACTAGAGTTGGTTTATATATTTCTATCATCGGAGCAGCAATTACAGTGCTCATTAACGTTCTTTTTATTCCAGAATATGGATATTGGGCAAGTGCAACTGCTGCATTAGTAACGTTTACGAGTATGATGGTAATTTCCTACATTTGGGGAAGAATAAAATATCCTATTCCTTATAACACGGGAAAAGTAATCCTTTATCTCGTCATTTCGGTTTCACTTTCTATGATTTCGTTTTACTATTTTAGAACCAATTATATTGTAGGAAACTTATTTTTAGCATTATTCATCGGTTTTGTAGCCTTTAAGGAACAAGCCATTATCAAAAGAATTTTAAAAAGATGA
- a CDS encoding T9SS type B sorting domain-containing protein gives MQIIARENFLEILAENGNPPYLYSLDNVNWQTSNIFKNLDAGIYQIYVKSQTNSCTAVATSAVLFIPNAFTPNHDGYNDVWRVSNIEFFSNVKLKIFDKYGTQVFMAEDVLKFNWDGLYNGRILPSETYWYVMEIDGHYTRTGWIFLKNR, from the coding sequence ATGCAGATTATAGCACGGGAGAATTTTCTAGAAATTTTAGCAGAAAATGGTAATCCTCCTTATTTGTATTCTCTAGACAATGTAAATTGGCAAACTTCTAATATTTTTAAAAATTTGGATGCTGGGATTTATCAGATTTATGTAAAATCTCAAACCAATAGTTGTACTGCGGTTGCTACTTCGGCGGTACTTTTTATTCCAAATGCTTTTACGCCTAATCATGATGGTTATAATGATGTGTGGAGGGTTTCTAATATTGAGTTTTTCTCTAATGTGAAACTTAAAATTTTTGATAAGTATGGCACTCAAGTTTTTATGGCGGAAGATGTTTTAAAATTCAATTGGGATGGTCTATATAACGGAAGAATATTACCTTCAGAAACTTATTGGTATGTTATGGAAATTGATGGACATTATACCAGAACGGGTTGGATTTTTCTAAAAAACAGATAA
- a CDS encoding M16 family metallopeptidase, which produces MIRKLTLAFAAVLVSVVAFAQNQFQWKEASSGGYTYKYVTNDPAKARFYTLKNGLTVILSPTNKDPRIQAYVAIKAGSKTDPATNTGLAHYLEHMLFKGTDKYGSLDWSKEKVELEKIDALYEQYNSTKDEVQRKAIYKKIDSVSGVAAKYAIANEYDKMMSAMGAQGTNAFTSFEQTVYTDDVPSASLDKYLAVQAERFRNPVLRIFHTELEAVYEEKNRTLDNDGRKVSETLFSNLFQKHNYGLQTTIGTVEHLKNPSLIEIRKYFNKYYVPNNMGIILSGDFNPDEVIAKVDKAFSYMQPKPFDKYTFQPEDAITAPIVKEIVGPDAENLTIGYRLPGNKDKDALLADLVGQILTNGRAGLLDLNLVKKQKLLRASAFTYSLIDYGILYLSAAPTSGQSLEDVKALVLNEIENLKKGNFDDQLITSIINNIKKNKIYETEKYGDRASVLMDAFTSELDWRDQVAYVNDLSKIKKEDIVAFANKYFGDNYVAVLKRKGESPATVKIEKPSITPVETNPDKQSSFVKTINEMPATAAKPVFLDYKKDIQKSKLGKAEVLYVPNKDNDIFRLSYRYKIGSLNDKKQGLASQYIQFLGTDKMTAEEISKAFYKIACSFNVSTGEEYTTVSIEGLQENFENAVKLYEEVVNNVKADDKALAALKARLNKARKDAKANKGAILQGLTSYALYGSENKFNNVLTNEELNAVTAQELVDRIKNLNNYEQTVIYYGPTPVYNVVSQLKTLHQVPANFAVAAPAKTFKQEVPAKNQVLFADYDMVQAETRWIRNTETYNPEKTTMVNVFNNYFGGGMGSLVFQTIRESKALAYSTYGYYVQPQKKDQDYYLLGYVGSQADKFNDATVAMNELLTKMPELPKNLDLAKNQVKKDIQTERITQDGIIYNYLNAKNLGLTDDIRKKMYETVDKITMADVKKFHQNYFSGKPYTYAIVASEKRVSMDDMKKLGEVKKLSLEEIFGY; this is translated from the coding sequence ATGATTAGAAAGCTTACTTTGGCATTTGCTGCAGTATTAGTTTCTGTAGTTGCTTTTGCCCAAAACCAGTTTCAGTGGAAAGAAGCTTCGAGTGGCGGTTACACGTATAAATATGTAACCAATGACCCTGCGAAAGCTCGTTTTTACACTTTAAAGAATGGTTTAACTGTTATTTTAAGTCCTACGAATAAGGATCCTAGAATCCAAGCGTATGTTGCCATCAAAGCAGGAAGTAAAACAGATCCTGCAACCAATACTGGTTTGGCGCATTATTTAGAGCACATGTTATTCAAAGGAACTGATAAATACGGTTCATTAGATTGGTCTAAAGAAAAAGTAGAATTAGAAAAAATTGACGCATTATACGAACAGTATAACTCTACTAAAGACGAAGTTCAAAGAAAAGCCATTTATAAAAAAATAGACTCTGTTTCTGGAGTTGCTGCAAAATATGCAATTGCAAACGAGTACGACAAAATGATGTCTGCAATGGGCGCTCAAGGAACCAATGCTTTCACCAGTTTTGAACAAACCGTTTATACAGATGATGTTCCTAGTGCTTCTTTAGATAAATATTTAGCAGTACAGGCAGAAAGATTCAGAAATCCAGTTTTGAGAATTTTCCATACTGAATTAGAAGCGGTTTACGAAGAAAAAAATAGAACGCTAGATAATGACGGGAGAAAAGTTTCTGAAACTTTATTCTCTAATCTTTTCCAAAAGCATAACTACGGTTTACAAACAACTATTGGTACTGTAGAACACCTTAAAAACCCTTCGTTAATAGAAATCAGAAAGTATTTTAATAAATATTACGTTCCTAATAACATGGGAATTATCCTTTCTGGTGACTTTAATCCAGATGAGGTAATTGCAAAAGTGGACAAAGCGTTTTCTTACATGCAACCAAAACCATTTGATAAATACACTTTCCAACCAGAAGATGCGATTACAGCACCAATTGTAAAAGAAATTGTAGGTCCAGATGCAGAAAATTTAACCATCGGTTACAGATTGCCTGGAAATAAAGATAAAGATGCTTTGTTAGCTGACTTAGTTGGTCAAATTTTAACCAACGGAAGAGCGGGTTTATTAGACTTGAACTTGGTTAAAAAACAAAAATTATTGAGAGCTTCAGCTTTCACCTATTCATTAATTGATTATGGAATTTTATATCTTTCTGCTGCGCCAACTTCTGGCCAAAGTTTAGAAGATGTAAAAGCTTTAGTATTAAATGAAATCGAAAACCTTAAAAAAGGAAATTTTGATGACCAACTTATCACTTCTATCATCAATAACATCAAGAAAAACAAAATCTACGAAACCGAAAAATACGGTGATAGAGCTAGTGTTTTGATGGATGCTTTCACTTCTGAACTAGATTGGAGAGACCAAGTTGCGTATGTAAATGATTTGTCTAAAATTAAAAAAGAAGACATCGTAGCTTTTGCCAATAAATATTTTGGCGACAATTATGTAGCTGTTTTGAAAAGAAAAGGAGAATCTCCTGCAACTGTAAAAATTGAAAAACCATCAATTACACCAGTAGAAACCAATCCAGATAAACAGTCTTCATTTGTGAAAACAATAAATGAAATGCCTGCAACTGCTGCGAAACCAGTTTTCTTAGATTACAAAAAAGATATTCAGAAATCTAAATTAGGAAAAGCAGAAGTACTTTACGTTCCGAACAAAGACAATGATATTTTCAGATTAAGCTATCGTTACAAAATCGGTTCTTTGAATGATAAAAAACAAGGTTTAGCTTCTCAATACATTCAGTTTTTAGGAACTGATAAAATGACTGCCGAAGAAATTTCTAAAGCATTCTACAAAATTGCATGTAGTTTTAATGTTTCTACAGGAGAAGAATACACTACGGTAAGTATTGAAGGTTTGCAAGAAAACTTCGAAAATGCAGTGAAATTGTACGAAGAAGTGGTAAATAATGTAAAAGCAGATGATAAAGCTTTGGCAGCACTTAAAGCTAGATTAAACAAAGCTAGAAAAGATGCTAAAGCCAACAAAGGTGCTATTTTACAAGGTTTAACAAGTTATGCGCTTTATGGTTCAGAAAATAAATTCAACAATGTTTTGACCAATGAAGAACTGAATGCGGTAACCGCTCAAGAATTAGTAGACAGAATTAAAAACCTTAATAATTATGAGCAAACAGTAATTTATTACGGACCAACTCCTGTTTATAACGTTGTTTCTCAGTTGAAAACATTGCACCAAGTTCCTGCAAATTTTGCAGTAGCAGCTCCAGCAAAAACTTTCAAACAAGAAGTTCCTGCTAAAAATCAAGTGCTTTTTGCAGATTATGATATGGTTCAGGCAGAAACCAGATGGATTAGAAATACAGAAACTTACAACCCAGAAAAAACTACGATGGTGAATGTGTTCAATAACTATTTCGGTGGAGGTATGGGAAGTTTAGTATTCCAAACCATCAGAGAAAGTAAAGCTTTAGCTTACAGTACTTACGGATATTATGTGCAACCACAGAAAAAAGACCAAGATTACTATTTATTAGGTTATGTAGGTTCTCAAGCAGATAAATTTAATGATGCTACGGTTGCTATGAATGAATTGCTAACCAAAATGCCAGAATTGCCTAAAAATTTAGATTTGGCTAAAAATCAAGTGAAAAAAGATATTCAGACAGAGAGAATTACTCAAGATGGTATCATTTACAACTATTTAAACGCTAAAAATTTAGGTCTTACTGATGACATTAGAAAGAAAATGTACGAAACAGTAGATAAAATTACGATGGCAGATGTTAAGAAATTCCACCAGAATTATTTCTCAGGAAAACCTTACACGTATGCAATTGTAGCTTCTGAAAAAAGAGTGTCTATGGACGATATGAAAAAACTAGGAGAAGTAAAAAAACTTTCTTTAGAAGAAATTTTCGGATACTAG